The proteins below are encoded in one region of uncultured Fibrobacter sp.:
- a CDS encoding ABC transporter ATP-binding protein, whose protein sequence is MPNVNINPNDIAIRLKGLKKSFGPQTVLEDVNLDIRRGETMVIIGKSGGGKSVILKHMIGLLQPDGGEVSVDGVTISTPKFFDTRTIRRKMGMLFQMGALFDSMNTGENIAFALREHHPELSERQIQNVVTEKLQMINLVPEFRTKMPSELSGGMRKRVALARAIALNPEILLYDEPTTGLDPITSDVINDLILDMQSKLGVTSVVVTHDMVSAFKVADRIAMLYNGRIIEVGTVDEIKRTSNPYVHQFITGQRKMEEPGKSAD, encoded by the coding sequence ATGCCGAATGTGAACATCAACCCGAACGACATCGCTATCCGACTCAAGGGGCTCAAGAAGTCCTTTGGCCCGCAGACAGTTCTCGAAGACGTGAACCTGGATATCCGGCGTGGCGAAACCATGGTCATTATCGGCAAGTCCGGCGGCGGCAAGTCCGTCATCCTCAAGCACATGATCGGGCTCCTCCAGCCGGATGGCGGCGAGGTGTCGGTCGATGGCGTGACCATCAGTACGCCGAAGTTCTTCGATACACGTACTATCCGCCGTAAAATGGGCATGCTGTTCCAGATGGGCGCGCTTTTTGATTCCATGAACACAGGCGAGAACATCGCGTTCGCCCTCCGCGAACACCATCCGGAACTTTCCGAACGTCAAATCCAAAACGTGGTCACCGAAAAGTTGCAAATGATCAACCTGGTCCCCGAGTTCAGGACCAAGATGCCTTCCGAACTTTCGGGCGGTATGCGCAAGCGTGTTGCCCTGGCCCGTGCTATCGCCCTCAATCCAGAAATTCTCCTGTACGACGAACCGACGACCGGCCTTGACCCGATTACGAGTGACGTCATCAACGACCTCATTCTCGACATGCAGAGCAAACTCGGGGTTACTTCCGTGGTCGTGACTCACGACATGGTGAGCGCGTTCAAGGTGGCCGACCGCATCGCGATGCTTTACAATGGGCGCATTATCGAGGTGGGGACTGTCGACGAAATCAAGAGGACGTCGAATCCTTACGTCCACCAGTTCATTACGGGCCAGCGCAAGATGGAAGAACCCGGAAAATCGGCGGATTAG
- the dnaB gene encoding replicative DNA helicase, translating to MAENGTAQNFEGRQMPMDTDAERYLLGGILRDPSVMETATAEISGDDFFYMERHQLIWNALTNLYKAGTPIDLVTLSAELDHAGKLTLAGGREYLFDLMESVASSANVSWQLDHLRDKAVLRRLIRSSSDTIKKAMDSTVNTDEVLQSAERSIFSIAEQKVKDSLRPIDKFVAPLLERLNNRKDGITGVPTGISELDELTNGLQPSDLIILAARPGVGKTSFALTIAANAAIDYNKHVAFFSLEMDGMQLAQRLLCSRAQVDQSRLRNGKLSRDEMNKLIAFVTPINQAPLFVDDNADLGIMELMSKTRKLKRQGKLDLVVIDYLQLMKTGGEENRAVAIGAISRGLKILAKELSVPVIALAQLSRKVEEKGRERPQLSDLRESGSIEQDADMVWFVDRPYVRNHHEDEIHNAELMVAKHRNGSVKDIKLCFMPEYTTFYDWTDDMEASYQSDRDEGDGSDFGPMDWGG from the coding sequence ATGGCAGAAAACGGAACTGCACAGAATTTTGAAGGCCGCCAGATGCCCATGGATACCGATGCCGAGCGCTACCTGCTGGGCGGTATTCTTCGCGACCCTTCCGTGATGGAGACGGCGACCGCCGAAATCTCCGGTGACGACTTCTTTTACATGGAACGCCACCAGCTTATTTGGAATGCCCTCACCAATTTGTACAAGGCGGGCACCCCGATAGACCTTGTTACGCTTTCTGCTGAACTGGACCATGCGGGCAAGCTTACGCTGGCCGGCGGCAGGGAATACCTTTTCGACTTGATGGAATCGGTCGCCTCCTCGGCGAACGTCTCGTGGCAACTCGACCACCTCCGCGACAAGGCCGTGCTCCGCAGGCTCATCCGCAGTTCGTCCGATACCATCAAGAAGGCCATGGATTCGACCGTCAATACCGACGAAGTCCTCCAGTCGGCCGAACGCTCCATCTTTTCCATTGCCGAACAGAAGGTGAAGGATTCGCTCCGGCCTATCGACAAGTTCGTGGCCCCGCTCCTCGAACGCCTGAACAACCGCAAAGACGGCATCACGGGCGTGCCCACGGGCATTAGCGAACTCGACGAACTGACGAACGGCCTGCAACCTTCGGACTTGATTATTTTGGCTGCCCGTCCGGGTGTCGGTAAAACCTCTTTCGCCCTTACGATTGCGGCGAATGCGGCGATTGACTACAACAAGCATGTCGCCTTTTTCAGCTTGGAAATGGACGGCATGCAGCTCGCGCAGCGCCTTTTGTGCTCCCGTGCGCAGGTAGACCAGAGCCGGTTGCGTAATGGCAAGCTGAGCCGCGACGAGATGAACAAGCTCATCGCCTTTGTCACGCCGATTAACCAGGCTCCGCTCTTTGTCGACGACAATGCCGACCTCGGCATCATGGAACTCATGAGCAAGACCCGCAAGCTCAAGCGTCAGGGCAAGCTCGACCTGGTCGTCATCGACTACTTGCAGCTGATGAAGACTGGAGGCGAAGAAAACCGCGCGGTCGCCATCGGTGCCATTTCCCGTGGCCTCAAGATTTTGGCGAAGGAACTGAGCGTGCCGGTCATCGCGCTCGCCCAGCTGAGCCGTAAGGTCGAAGAAAAGGGCCGCGAACGCCCGCAGCTTTCCGACCTCCGTGAATCGGGCTCTATCGAACAGGACGCCGACATGGTGTGGTTCGTGGACCGCCCTTACGTGCGTAACCACCACGAAGACGAAATCCACAATGCCGAACTGATGGTCGCCAAGCACCGTAACGGCTCCGTTAAAGACATCAAGCTTTGCTTCATGCCCGAATATACGACTTTCTACGACTGGACCGACGATATGGAGGCCAGTTACCAGAGTGACCGCGACGAAGGTGACGGTAGTGATTTCGGACCGATGGACTGGGGTGGCTAA
- a CDS encoding ABC transporter permease produces MFLIVRPVAWVGKVIVGAVSSIGECLCILFSTLLRFRFLHKNPSLLVKEMISIGVSSLPLLFVTSVFTGMVATVMAEFEFHNLVSDKFVGTAACKMVLIELGPLLTAIVLAGRVGSAVAAEIGSMKEKEELSAYTVLGLDTYRYLAMPRYFAFLTMIPCLTAISNALALIGGWIVCVLALDITTYTYYTGMQYLFDNMDLWSGMIKSIVFGTIIFVLAYYNGINSKAGAHGVGLATMNVVVSSCLMILVADFVLDAIMFF; encoded by the coding sequence ATGTTCTTGATCGTGCGTCCAGTAGCCTGGGTGGGCAAGGTTATTGTCGGTGCTGTTTCCAGCATCGGTGAATGCCTCTGCATCTTGTTCAGCACGCTGCTCCGCTTCCGGTTCCTCCACAAGAACCCGTCTCTGCTGGTGAAGGAGATGATTTCCATCGGTGTCTCGTCGCTCCCGCTCCTGTTCGTGACGTCCGTTTTTACGGGCATGGTGGCGACCGTCATGGCCGAATTCGAATTCCACAACCTGGTTTCTGACAAATTTGTCGGTACTGCCGCCTGCAAGATGGTGCTCATCGAACTAGGACCCCTACTCACGGCAATTGTGCTTGCCGGGCGAGTCGGTAGCGCTGTCGCCGCCGAAATCGGTTCGATGAAGGAAAAAGAAGAACTGTCGGCTTATACCGTGCTCGGCTTGGATACCTACCGCTACCTCGCGATGCCCCGCTATTTCGCGTTCCTCACGATGATTCCCTGCCTCACCGCCATATCCAATGCCCTTGCACTTATCGGGGGCTGGATCGTGTGCGTGCTTGCTCTCGACATCACGACGTACACCTACTACACGGGGATGCAGTATCTGTTCGATAACATGGACCTGTGGTCGGGCATGATCAAGTCGATTGTGTTCGGCACGATTATTTTTGTGCTTGCGTATTACAACGGGATCAATTCCAAGGCGGGCGCTCATGGTGTCGGCCTTGCCACGATGAACGTGGTTGTTTCCAGTTGTCTCATGATTCTTGTTGCTGACTTTGTTCTCGATGCCATCATGTTCTTCTAG